One genomic region from Rattus norvegicus strain BN/NHsdMcwi chromosome 10, GRCr8, whole genome shotgun sequence encodes:
- the Cavin1 gene encoding caveolae-associated protein 1: MEDVTLHIVERPYSGYPDASSEGPEPTPGEARATEEPSGTGSDELIKSDQVNGVLVLSLLDKIIGAVDQIQLTQAQLEERQAEMEGAVQSIQGELSKLGKAHATTSNTVSKLLEKVRKVSVNVKTVRGSLERQAGQIKKLEVNEAELLRRRNFKVMIYQDEVKLPAKLSVSKSLKESEALPEKEGDELGEGERPEEDAAAIELSSDEAVEVEEVIEESRAERIKRSGLRRVDDFKKAFSKEKMEKTKVRTRENLEKTRLKTKENLEKTRHTLEKRMNKLGTRLVPVERREKLKTSRDKLRKSFTPDHVVYARSKTAVYKVPPFTFHVKKIREGEVEVLKATEMVEVGPDDDEVGAERGEATDLLRGSSPDVHTLLEITEESDAVLVDKSDSD; this comes from the exons ATGGAGGATGTCACGCTCCATATCGTCGAGCGGCCGTATTCCGGATATCCCGATGCTTCCTCCGAGGGCCCGGAGCCCACCCCAGGGGAGGCACGGGCCACCGAGGAGCCGTCGGGGACCGGTTCCGACGAGCTGATCAAGTCGGACCAGGTAAACGGTGTACTGGTGCTGAGCCTTCTGGATAAAATCATCGGCGCCGTTGACCAGATCCAGCTGACCCAAGCCCAGCTGGAAGAGCGACAGGCAGAGATGGAGGGCGCTGTGCAGAGCATCCAGGGAGAGCTGAGCAAGCTGGGCAAGGCGCACGCCACCACCAGCAACACCGTGAGCAAGTTGCTGGAGAAGGTGCGCAAGGTCAGCGTCAACGTGAAGACGGTGCGAGGCAGCCTGGAGCGCCAGGCTGGCCAGATAAAGAAACTGGAGGTCAACGAGGCGGAGCTGCTGCGGCGCCGCAACTTCAAAGTCATGATCTACCAG GATGAAGTCAAGCTGCCGGCCAAACTGAGCGTCAGCAAGTCTCTGAAAGAGTCGGAGGCGCTGCCAGAGAAGGAGGGCGATGAGCTGGGCGAGGGCGAGCGGCCGGAGGAGGACGCTGCGGCGATCGAGCTGTCGTCTGACGAGgcggtggaggtggaggaggtgatCGAGGAGTCCCGCGCCGAGCGCATCAAGCGCAGCGGCCTGCGGCGCGTGGACGACTTCAAGAAGGCCTTCTCCaaggagaagatggagaagaCCAAGGTGCGCACGCGCGAGAACCTGGAGAAGACGCGCCTGAAGACTAAGGAGAACCTGGAGAAGACGCGGCACACGCTGGAGAAGCGCATGAACAAGCTGGGCACGCGCCTGGTGCCCGTGGAGCGACGCGAGAAGCTGAAGACGTCGCGCGACAAGCTGCGCAAGTCCTTCACGCCCGACCACGTGGTGTACGCGCGCTCCAAGACCGCGGTCTACAAGGTGCCGCCCTTTACCTTCCATGTCAAGAAGATCCGCGAGGGCGAGGTGGAGGTGCTGAAGGCCACCGAGATGGTGGAGGTGGGTCCTGATGACGACGAGGTTGGCGCGGAGCGCGGCGAGGCCACTGACCTGCTGCGCGGGAGCAGCCCCGACGTGCACACGCTGCTGGAGATCACCGAGGAATCGGACGCCGTCCTGGTGGACAAGAGCGACAGCGACTGA
- the Cavin1 gene encoding caveolae-associated protein 1 isoform X1 yields the protein MEDVTLHIVERPYSGYPDASSEGPEPTPGEARATEEPSGTGSDELIKSDQVNGVLVLSLLDKIIGAVDQIQLTQAQLEERQAEMEGAVQSIQGELSKLGKAHATTSNTVSKLLEKVRKVSVNVKTVRGSLERQAGQIKKLEVNEAELLRRRNFKVMIYQPKKKPNAPSGPATPKIVPLDLLPETEPFHLKPETVPDRPAFEQMPSPLPYYPEPGLRSTPEEPTAGGRI from the exons ATGGAGGATGTCACGCTCCATATCGTCGAGCGGCCGTATTCCGGATATCCCGATGCTTCCTCCGAGGGCCCGGAGCCCACCCCAGGGGAGGCACGGGCCACCGAGGAGCCGTCGGGGACCGGTTCCGACGAGCTGATCAAGTCGGACCAGGTAAACGGTGTACTGGTGCTGAGCCTTCTGGATAAAATCATCGGCGCCGTTGACCAGATCCAGCTGACCCAAGCCCAGCTGGAAGAGCGACAGGCAGAGATGGAGGGCGCTGTGCAGAGCATCCAGGGAGAGCTGAGCAAGCTGGGCAAGGCGCACGCCACCACCAGCAACACCGTGAGCAAGTTGCTGGAGAAGGTGCGCAAGGTCAGCGTCAACGTGAAGACGGTGCGAGGCAGCCTGGAGCGCCAGGCTGGCCAGATAAAGAAACTGGAGGTCAACGAGGCGGAGCTGCTGCGGCGCCGCAACTTCAAAGTCATGATCTACCAG CCCAAGAAGAAGCCGAATGCACCCTCTGGCCCAGCCACACCCAAGATCGTGCCTCTTGACCTCCTGCCTGAGACTGAGCCCTTTCACCTGAAGCCTGAAACAGTGCCTGACCGCCCAGCCTTTGAGCAGATGCCCAGCCCACTGCCCTATTACCCAGAGCCTGGGCTCCGATCCACCCCAGAGGAGCCAACGGCTGGTGGGAGGATCTAG